Proteins from a single region of Hordeum vulgare subsp. vulgare chromosome 6H, MorexV3_pseudomolecules_assembly, whole genome shotgun sequence:
- the LOC123400958 gene encoding uncharacterized protein LOC123400958 produces the protein MPAMMFTEGLDRDALKWVREGQGAGAGAGALHSHGRMDALRAARAGGAGLGMPPPEKYRSGHLPRASVPLRAADGSASTASDMDESSDAEEVEVCSGGGRYSVDSSPRHRDDAPRRTAVPLYRYANMPGQQSYYSSDGYSDLSSSRDTALPRGKPQQARRPQPRAAAYAEEEEYSDSAGSSEFSSQVSGRNNGVASKGGYASEYSHTGPVRREANNAVPKAARTAAQPSNSRAYQPEHYSAHVPARGDVKSSPKMDGLSDVPSAPPIHDYSQETSPAPHSDTRTCANASALDSSTVKKEDHGDGIVGADLPEKTDRSTLNGRHTSRPSSSIPLRLPTFHASLQGPWYSVLAYDACVRLCLHAWARGCMEAPVFLENECTLLRDTFSLQDVLLRSEEELMTKQASERVTEGAASKPKKTIGKMKVQVRKVRMSVDMPSGCNFSSLPVVKFDSVRHRLSNVQSSITSGWESVRRVQVATHLPPNSSFSKHSLAYMQASAQYIKQVSGLLKVGVTTLRSSSADEIQQETYSCKLRLKSSPEDDVVPMQPGSGETHVFFPDSLGDDLIIDVSDTTGKPCGRVVAQVATMADEPADKLRWWSIYREPEHELVGRIHLYVQYTTAADENNTKYGSVAETVAYDIVLEVAMKAQHIQQRNLVLQGSWKWLLTEFASYYGVSDAYTKLRYLSYIVDVATPTADWLNLVHELLLPVLMKSHGTAALSHQENRILGEVEEQIEQTLAMVFENYKCLDESLVSGLAEDFRPPTGLAASALEPAIKLYSLLHDVLSPEAQLRLCGYFQTAARKRSRRHMLETDEFVAGNSEGIKMDMVTFTTAYQKMKSLCHNIRNEIFTDIEIHNHHILPSFVDLPNLTAAIYSVELSNRLRSFLVACPPTGPSSPVADLVIATADFQKDLASWNICSIKAGVDAKELFHLYIVLWIEDKRRALLENCRLDKVKWSGVRTQHMTTPFVDEMYDLLKNTLTEYEVIICRWPEYIFVLENAIADIEKAVIDSLEKQYVDILAPLKDCIAPKKFGLKYVQKLAKRNSTCPYVVAEDLGILLNTMKRLLDVLRPRIESHLRSWSSCIPHGGNSAAIGERLSEVTVTLRAKFRNYMQAVVEKLSENTRMQNTTKLKKIIQDSKGLVLESDIRSRMQELNDQLIGAINHVHKVSEVHVFVAICRGFWDRMGQDVLSFLENRKENKAWYKGARVAVSVLDDTFASQMQQLLGNTLQPKELEPPRSIMEVRSILCKDAPRQKNSGFYY, from the exons ATGCCGGCGATGATGTTCACGGAGGGGCTGGATCGGGACGCGCTCAAGTGGGTGCGGGAG GGCCAGGGCGCGGGCGCGGGGGCGGGGGCGCTGCACAGCCACGGCCGCATGGACGCGCTCCGGGCCGCGCGCGCGGGCGGCGCCGGCCTCGGCATGCCGCCGCCGGAGAAGTACAGGAGCGGCCACCTGCCGCGCGCCTCCGTGCCGCTGCGCGCCGCCGACGGGAGCGCCTCCACGGCCTCCGACATGGACGAGTCCTCCGACGCCGAGGAGGTCGAGGTCTGCAGCGGCGGCGGCAGGTACTCCGTCGACTCCTCGCCCCGCCACCGCGACGACGCCCCGCGCCGCACCGCCGTGCCCCTGTACCGCTACGCCAACATGCCCGGGCAGCAGAGCTACTACTCCAGCGACGGCTACTCGGATCTGAGCTCGTCGAGGGACACGGCGCTCCCGAGGGGGAAGCCGCAGCAGGCGCGCCGGCCACAGCCGCGCGCTGCCGCGtacgccgaggaggaggagtactccGACTCTGCCGGCAGCTCCGAGTTCTCAAGCCAGGTATCGGGGCGGAACAATGGCGTGGCCTCCAAGGGTGGGTATGCATCTGAGTACTCGCATACCGGTCCAGTCCGGAGAGAAGCCAACAATGCCGTTCCTAAGGCGGCTCGTACGGCAGCTCAGCCTTCAAACTCGAGAGCCTACCAGCCGGAACACTACTCTGCCCATGTCCCTGCTCGAGGCGATGTCAAATCTTCTCCTAAAATG GATGGTTTATCTGATGTGCCCAGTGCACCACCAATCCATGATTATAGTCAGGAAACTTCACCAGCTCCTCACAGCGACACCAGAACTTGTGCAAATGCAAGTGCATTGGATAGTTCAACTGTCAAAAAGGAGGACCATGGTGATGGTATTGTGGGAGCTGATTTGCCTGAAAAAACTGATAG GAGCACTTTAAATGGAAGGCACACCAGCAGACCATCTAGTTCAATTCCTCTCCGACTCCCCACGTTTCATGCCAG TTTGCAAGGTCCCTGGTATTCTGTGCTTGCATATGATGCTTGTGTTCGCCTGTGTCTTCATGCATGGGCTAGAGGTTGTATGGAAGCTCCAGTTTTTCTGGAAAATGAATGCACATTATTGAGAGACACATTTAG CTTGCAAGATGTGCTGCTGCGATCGGAAGAGGAACTCATGACAAAACAGGCATCAGAACGAGTTACGGAAGGAGCTGCATCAAAACCCAAGAAAACAATTGGAAAAATGAAGGTTCAAG TTCGCAAAGTTCGCATGTCTGTAGACATGCCTTCTGGTTGCAATTTTTCATCACTGCCAGTGGTGAAATTCGATTCAGTTCGGCACCGTTTGTCCAACGTACAATCATCAATCACTTCTGGGTGGGAGTCAGTTAGGAGAGTTCAAGTAGCAACACATCTACCTCCTAATAGTTCCTTCTCGAAGCATAGTCTAGCATACATGCAAGCAAGTGCTCAATATATAAAGCAGGTATCTGGTCTGCTAAAAGTTGGTGTAACTACCCTGCGCAGCAGTTCAGCCGATGAAATACAACAAG AGACATACTCATGCAAACTGAGGCTTAAAAGTTCACCTGAAGACGATGTGGTACCAATGCAGCCAGGATCTGGTGAAACACATGTCTT CTTTCCAGATAGCCTTGGAGATGATTTAATCATTGATGTATCTGATACCACCGGAAAACCCTGTGGGCGTGTTGTTGCTCAAGTTGCTACAATGGCAGATGAACCT GCTGACAAACTTCGTTGGTGGTCAATATACCGGGAGCCAGAGCATGAACTCGTGGGCCGCATACATTTATATGTCCAATATACAACTGCTGCAGATGAAAACAACACAAAG TATGGCTCCGTTGCAGAGACTGTGGCGTATGACATTGTTTTGGAAGTTGCAATGAAGGCACAACACATTCAGCAGAGGAATCTTGTCTTGCAAGGTTCTTGGAAATGGTTGCTGACAGAATTTGCGTCATACTATGGGGTTTCAGATGCTTACACTAAGTTGAG GTACCTCTCATATATTGTGGATGTTGCAACCCCTACCGCTGATTGGCTGAATCTGGTTCACGAGCTCTTGCTGCCAGTACTGATGAAGAGCCATGGTACTGCAGCACTGAGCCATCAAGAG AATCGAATACTGGGGGAAGTGGAGGAGCAAATCGAGCAAACTCTAGCAATGGTATTTGAGAATTACAAGTGTCTCGATGAGTCGCTGGTCTCTGGACTGGCGGAAGATTTTAGGCCTCCAACTGGATTGGCTGCGTCAGCCCTAGAGCCGGCTATAAAGTTGTACAGTCTTCTACATGATGTGCTATCTCCAGAGGCCCAACTGAGACTGTGTGGTTACTTCCAG ACTGCTGCCAGGAAGCGATCACGGAGGCACATGCTTGAAACAGATGAATTCGTGGCAGGAAATTCTGAAGGCATAAAGATGGACATGGTGACCTTCACAACTGCTTACCAGAAGATGAAATCATTGTGCCATAACATACGCAATGAAATATTTACAGACATTGAAATTCATAACCATCACATACTTCCCAG TTTTGTCGACCTCCCCAATTTGACAGCCGCCATCTATAGTGTGGAGCTCTCAAATAGGCTACGCTCGTTCCTTGTTGCATGCCCTCCTACTGGCCCTTCTTCTCCGGTTGCAGATTTGGTGATCGCCACTGCAGATTTTCAGAAGGATCTTGCCAGCTGGAACATTTG TTCTATTAAAGCTGGTGTTGATGCAAAAGAGTTGTTCCATTTGTACATTGTATTATGGATTGAAGATAAAAGAAGAGCACTGCTGGAAAATTGCAGACTGGATAAG GTTAAATGGTCAGGGGTTAGGACCCAGCATATGACAACACCTTTTGTGGACGAGATGTATGATTTACTGAAGAATACATTGACAGAGTATGAGGTTATCATTTGCCGATGGCCAGAATACATATTTGTTCTTGAGAAT GCTATTGCAGATATCGAGAAAGCGGTAATCGACTCTCTCGAAAAGCAGTATGTGGATATTCTGGCCCCACTTAAGGACTGTATCGCCCCCAAAAAATTTGgcctcaaatatgttcaaaagctAGCAAAGCGCAATTCAACGTGCCCTTATGTCGTAGCTGAAGAT CTAGGGATCCTCTTGAACACAATGAAAAGACTATTGGATGTTCTGCGGCCGCGGATCGAGAGCCATCTGAGGTCCTGGAGTTCCTGTATACCTCATGGAGGAAATTCAGCTGCCATCGGCGAAAGGCTTAGTGAGGTTACAGTAACATTGAGGGCGAAATTCAGAAACTACATGCAAGCAGTTGTTGAGAAGTTATCTGAGAAT ACCCGCATGCAGAACACAACTAAGCTCAAGAAGATCATCCAAGACTCAAAAGGATTGGTCCTGGAGTCAGATATCCGCAGCAGGATGCAGGAGTTAAATGATCAGCTAATTGGGGCAATAAATCATGTGCACAAGGTCTCAGAAGTTCATGTGTTTGTTGCCATATGCCGAGGCTTTTGGGATCGTATGGGGCAG GATGTCTTGAGTTTTCTGGAAAACCGCAAAGAGAACAAGGCCTGGTACAAAGGCGCGAGAGTTGCAGTATCG GTGCTCGATGATACATTTGCATCCCAGATGCAGCAGTTGCTTGGCAACACACTCCAGCCAAAGGAGCTGGAGCCGCCTAGGTCCATCATGGAAGTGAGGTCGATTCTCTGCAAAGACGCTCCCCGACAGAAAAATTCAGGCTTCTACTATTGA